tttctctctctcgcgcagAGCAATGACGATGGCGGTTTGCTTCTCCCCTGGCGTACACCTTGGAATTGGAGGTACTGCGCGATTCTCGCATGTTCTGCTAACGCAAGTTGGGTCCTTCGTCATCTTTATCTTCCTTTGCGCTTGGTTTTGAATGCCATCTTGAGTGATTTCTTTCCTCTGAATCTTGGCAGGGGGTTGGCGTCCTCTGGTGACCCGACCACTGAAGCTCCACTGGACAGTGAGTCTTTCTTGATCTTAGTACTGGCTTATGCTTTGTGGGTGCCCTTTCATTTTTGATATTTCCCACGGAACCCGTGATCCTTGCATCTGTGGATGTGCATCGATAGGATCTTGTTTCCGGAAAGAGTAATGCTGGTTTGGCAAAGATTGTTCACGGAATTTGGTTTACTGAGTGACGGCTTGGACTTGTACCCATTCGTGCTTCTGGTCTAAACAACCGTTTGTTCTGCCGCGCCCGCAACTGGGGAACTCAGTTCTGTAAAATTTCATAGTTTTCCGGGAAGTGCTCGAAAATTAATGGTTGTCATTTTTTGTGTTGTTTCCATTGAGTTAGTCTTATTCAACACTTCCACTGTCGATTATGTACTGCTTTTAGATAATGTTACATGGGATGTAATGGTGAGGCTGGAGGAGAAAAAAATCCTTCGAGGGTAGacatagaaaaagaagagggcAAGAGGGTTTTGGAGCCTTGATGCGTATGGCGTGCTTCTTTATGgtcaaatatataaatgttgTTGCAAAATTTCAACTGATACTGCAGGATCTTCTTGGACTGGATAGATTCCATTTGGTCAATACCCGAATGATTTGGAGTGAATTTGACTTCATCCTATCTTTCAACCCCTGATATTGTTGATGGCCCTCCATATATCACTTCTAAGTCTGCAGTCAGCTTAGTGACTCTGCCTATGTACCTTTCTGTTGTTTATTGGTTCTTTGGCTGACTCTGCAAATCTGGTCTGCTTATGTACACACACTGATCATATACCTAAATATGGAAATTTGACCATGTTCTTGCAATTTTGCTAACCTAGTTCTTGTTTGCCTCGAAGATTGGCATTGGTCTCTGAAGGATACTTCTATAACCTGGAATATAGTGTCTTTGAGCCTGAATGACCATAACTGTTTGTACTTCATCCAATGTGGTTTTTGTTAGGTGATTTACCAAACATAAGCAGGCAGAGCATAAAAATCCCCAGCTTAAAATCTATCTCAAGAAATCTACTTCATTATAAAGAAGAGAGCACAGCTACGAACTGTTGCAGTTTCATTCTGGCTGTTTTCATCCAATAGGTGAAAATAGAGCCAGTGAGTGCAGCCTCCAAGATTTGACTACAATTACTTACTGATTAGTTTATCTCAACCGTTCTCTCATTGTCTTAGAAAAAGGTCTCTTTTTAGCCtaggaatttttaaaatacaaacAAGAAAGGCTTGTGTTTTCTGATATGCCGTGACCATATGTGATTTGGCTTCTACATAGTCCATAGCAACTCAGATGGTTGTATAGTGTCTTAGTGAAGTGGCTTTCTACTTGTGGCAGAGAAGCTTCAAGTGGCACAATGGAAGAAAATCAGATTTTCAACTTCGGTCAATGAGATGTAGTGCGTGTTGGGAGGTTGCAGTACCTTCTAGTGCCAAATTGGTATCATCAAATTCAGCCACTTTGAGGGACCTATTCAACTCTCATGATATTGTTAGAAACATCAAGGTTGATGTTCCACAAGTTTCTCAGTTTGCCACAGATACCATACATGGATTAGTTATCGCAGATCTGGACCCTGCAACAGCGAAGCTAGCAATTGGGATCCTGGGTCCGTTTCTCTCggcttttgctttccttttcgtTGTGAGAATAGTAATGTCATGGTACCCGAAACTTCCTGTTGGGAAGTTCCCATATGTAATCGCCTATGCTCCTACTGAACCACTTCTCATACCAACAAGGAAGCTGATCCCTCCCCTCGGTGGAGTTGATGTGACTCCAGTTGTTTGGTTTGGACTGGTCAGCTTTCTGAATGAAATACTAGTGGGTCCTCAAGGACTGCTTGTCCTTCTGTCCCAGCAAGTCGGCTGATAAAATTTTGTATTATGAATATATATGATAATAGATGAATTCTTGGTTCGCTTTTCTCGGATTTTACTTCCTGGTTGGAGCTATCCTGCTGCCTTTTCTTGTCGTATGCATCAGCACTAAAACCAGACATGTCCAAATGTTATATACAGCATTTTGATGCCCAACTCTCTCGTGAGCTTTTCCTATGCAAAAACTCATGTCGTAAAGAGGAATTAGACAGGAACCAACTCCACCTCAGAGAGCCTTTAAGCCTCTTGATCAGTATCTAATGACTTGTCATACTATCCCTGAAAGTTGCAAGAGCAAGAAACTCTGAGAAGTAAGTTCTCTTAGGGAAGCCTAGAAGAAACTAGAGGATTCAAAGTGTTTGTGGTTTTGGAATAATAAGATTTTTCAATCACATGAGCatgatataaaattaataaatataacaTATCTGAATCAAATGTAACCATTATTAATCCAACGAGTGAGAAGATGTCTTCCCACAGGCATGAATCTTCACCACTTTCCTCTATGATAGTTGTGATGGGTGTGTATTTTTCTCTCAACAATTTTATGGAAATAGCAAAAGCATGATAATGGAATACATATGCTCCACCTAAAAGGGATCTTATATAGAGGGAGTGATGGGACCAACCTAGCATAGCCAAATCTCAACCTTCCATCAAGGTTTaagatattaattttaaatgcctaATTGGATGTCACAATATATTGCCTATaaca
This Eucalyptus grandis isolate ANBG69807.140 chromosome 7, ASM1654582v1, whole genome shotgun sequence DNA region includes the following protein-coding sequences:
- the LOC104452932 gene encoding protein COFACTOR ASSEMBLY OF COMPLEX C SUBUNIT B CCB3, chloroplastic; amino-acid sequence: MTMAVCFSPGVHLGIGGGWRPLVTRPLKLHWTRSFKWHNGRKSDFQLRSMRCSACWEVAVPSSAKLVSSNSATLRDLFNSHDIVRNIKVDVPQVSQFATDTIHGLVIADLDPATAKLAIGILGPFLSAFAFLFVVRIVMSWYPKLPVGKFPYVIAYAPTEPLLIPTRKLIPPLGGVDVTPVVWFGLVSFLNEILVGPQGLLVLLSQQVG